The genomic DNA aattttaaacatgtaatgcacattgtagtacatgttatattgcacatgtgcactactataataatagtattgaaaacaagacgacaccataaatctttttttatgtcataaaaaatatgctcgaatatacttgaatgaaagataagaaaatttgtgatcttatggtgccatttttgttttaaaatgataaagtatggagaaatgggaaatgtttgaaaagttatatattttttgttccaattttacccctccttcattaaaagtcttcccccccttctttttagtgggttttagttagttttctagttttcacaataactagtggttttagttatatatatatcgTTTAATAACCGAAATAACCATAACAGTTGGTTAACCAAGTTCGCTTAACCGACTATCGATTATAGTTACGGTTAACACTTTTTGATTAACTGACCCCGCAGTTAACCGACTTTGCACCCCCTGGTCCAAATATGAACTACTATCAAGTCACTACACTACCTACATATAATATATGTGGGCTGGATATGGCCCAATGGTCGGAAGTAACATACGCATAGCACACCTAGAGTAGTTTATTACTCAATAAACCGTTAAAACTAAGATATTTGCCTGATTTGAAATTAAAACTAAGGATGAAGTGCACAATAATTCGACTTCGTTGTTACTCTACTGCTTCACCTTTAACCTCCCATTTCAATCAAAGAATTATATCCCTCAAAAATGCTTCAGGACCCACCAACGTGAATGACGCCCTCCaactgtttgatgaaatgcttcaaAGACAACCTCCACCTTCCATCATCCAATTTACTAAGCTCATTACTGTTATTGTAAAGAAGAAGCGATACTCCACTGCCCTTATACTCTTGGACCAAATGAAGTTGATGGGTATTCCTGCCAATATATATACTATGAACATCTCTATCAACTGTCATTGCCGGTTGAATCAAGTCGCTTACGGTTTTGCCTTACTAGCAACCATTTTCAAGCAAGGTCATCCCCCCAATTTGGCTACATATAGCACTCTCATTCATGGGCTTGTTCTCGTTGATAGGGTTtttgaagctgttgagttgtTCAAGAAACTGCTTAGAGATAAACTTTGTGATCCTGATCAAGTTATGTATGGAACCGTTATTAATGGCCTATGTAAAGTCGGTCACACTAGCAAGGCCCTTGAATTGCTCACGTTCATGGAATCAGGCTCTTGTAAACCGAGTGTAGAACAGTACAGTGTTGTCATTGACAGCCTTTGCAAAGACAAAATGGTTGATCATGCACTAGAGCTGTTTGCCAAGATGACCGAAAAGAGTGTCCTTGCAGACGTTATCACTTACAACTCTTTGATTCAGGGTCTATGTAACTTCGGTCGAGAGACAGAAGCTGCCAAAATGTTGAGAGATATGGAGGAGGAAGGAGTATCTCCAGGAGTGGATACATTTAATATCTTGGTAAATTCCTTTTGCAAGAAAGGATCGGTAAAAGAAGCAGAGCTTGCTGTACAAGCAATGGTACGAAGAGGTCTAAATCCAGATGTAATCACTTATAGTGCATTGATTGATGGATACTGTTTACGTGGTGAAATAGATGAAGCGGAGAAAGTTCTCGACGGCATGGTGGAGAAGGAACTTGTGCCCAATATCATCACCTATAACAGCCTGATAAACGGATACTGTAAGAAGAAGAGAATCGGAAAGGCCATGCGTCTCTTTCAGGAAATCCAAGACAAGGGTTTGATTCCGGATGTTGTTACTTACAGTAGCTTGTTACAAGGTTTGTTTGAATCAGGGAATCCTGCAGCGGCTAGAGAACTCTTTAACAAGATGCAAGCAAAGGGCCTGGCACCTGATATATGCACCTATCGTATCTTGTTCCATGGAATGTGCAACAACTCCCAGTGTACTGATGCATTGGCTCTCTTCCAATCGCTAGGAAGCAAAGAATTGGTGAAAGATATAGTGTTGTATACCATATTGATTGATGGTTGTACCAATTGTGGGAAGCCTAACTTGGCTTTGGATCTGTATGATGAACTTCTATTAAAAGGACTGGAACCAACAGTTAGGACCTATAACGCAATGATACGTGTTTATTGCCAAGAAGGGTTATTGGGTAAAGGTACAGAATTGCTTCGTAAGATGGAAGAGAACGGTTGTTTGCCGGATAGCTTCACATACAATGTAATTGTTCGAGAGTTATTGAAGAAAAACGAGCATCGTGAGGCAGAGATATTTCTAGAAGAAATGATAAACCGAGGTTTTATGCCTGATCATGCTACTTTTGAGAATTTACTAGTCTGGATCCCAAACGTAGGAAAAGATTCTCGTTTGCGAACTATCATTCAAAAGCTAACAAATGGAGGAAGAAAAGATACCTAATTTAACATCTCGGTTCGTTTCCTGAACGTGTAAAATCCAGTTTGGGTTGCATAGTTGCTTGTCATGGCTTCTGCCACATTATTTGGTGGACATGAACATATGTTTAGCCATAAAACCATAATTTTTAATTATCCTAATTTAATTAAAGATGCATAAAAACATTAGATAACAAACCTAATCTGGTCATTTGATTCAGATTAAAACatgtaacatttttataaaattggTCTGGTCTAGTTGTTTGAATATATGAATAAGTAATACATTAAATATGGAGGAGGAAGGGGTATCTCCAGGAGTGGATACCTTTACTATCTTGGTGGATTCCTTCTGCAAGCAAGGATCGGTAAAAGATGCAGAGCTTACTATACAAGCAATGCTACGGAGAGGACTACATCCAAATGTAATCACTTATAATGCACTAATTGATGGATACTGTTTATGCGGTGAAGTAGATGATGCAGAGAAAGATGGAAGAAAATGGTTGTTTGCCAAATAGCGTCACATACAATGTTCTTGTTCAAGAGTTGTTAAAGAAAAACGAGTGTCACGAGGCAGAGATATTTCTTGAAGAAATGATAAACCGAGGCTTTATTCCTAATCATGCTACTTTTGAGAATTTACTAGTCCGGATCCCAAACGTAGGAAAAGATTCTCGTTTGGGAACTATTGTTCTAAAGGTAACAAGTGTAGAAAGAAAAGATGGCAGAACATGATCATAGAAATTTGCCAACTATAAGATACCCAAATATCATGCATGTCACAAAAGCAACCCGACCCGTGTCAACATAACACTACCAAAGGGTCCAAACCAAATATCTTAAACCGGATGAGCcgatatatatattttgtttttttgtcCTAACAACAAATATAATTATTACTTGAAAATTCATAGAAATAACAACATTATGCaaatttaaaaactaaaaaaGGCACGCCTTTTGTTTCCAACAACAAATGCTTGACGAAGTTGTTTGTATCCCGACATGTAATGTTCCAACGAGAACGATAGCTGCCGTATCGCTTCCCTTTTCTCTTCAGCTCTATCCGACATAACTTCCTTCTGCGTGTCAACCTCTCGTTCCAATTCCATCACTTTCAGTTTTAGTTCATTTGTAACCTTTTGTGCGTTATCAAATGACAAAAGCACCCTCTCGTGCTCATGTTGTAGTGAATTCAAGTTGGTCTCAAGTTCTCGTACTTTATTGTCCTGACAACTTTTCTCGGCTCGAAGTGTATCAAGCCGAGCAGCGACTCCATCTTTCTTTAACTTCAAAGAGTCCAAATCTTTATTCAAATCATCAACCGACTTACATTTTTCCCTTAGTTCTGTTTGCAACCTTTCAATATTAGTATTCCAGTTGTCTTCTTTTTCCTTATGTGCGCTTTTCAGTAGCGAGATTTCATACGTTGACTGGTAAAtctttgtatgtaattctgtgaTTTGATCATCGCGCACTTGAATATCAGCTACATACGCGGATACTTCCTCTTCCAATCCTAGATTGTTTTCTTTCTCGGAATCAAGCTGTTTTTTTAACAACGCCATTTCATGCATCAGTTTCGAGGTTTCATCGTCTGTTGCCGATAATTTCTCTCTAGATGCGTCTAACTCGTCTCCCATTGTTTTGATTTGAATATTAGAGTCGGTGATCACGAGTTTAAGGTCAGCCACTTGCTTCTCTAGCTCAATCCCCTTTATTTTTTCGGTTTCAAGATACTCGTTTTGAGTTTTGATATTTGATTCTTTCGCCTGAACCTCTTGTTTCAAATTAGCGTTTTCGTCAGCTAAACTCTGAATCTTTTTGTTCAACGTAACGAGCTCTTCTTCCAAGTTGGAAATCTTGTGGATCAAAACCTCAGGGAGTTTGGTTTCTTTGACTTTCGGTGCATCATCACCGTTGACCGGTGAAATCAGAAGCTTGTTGATAGACATGAAAGATTCCGAATCAGAATCTGATGACGGTGAGAAGGAAGACTCTGAGCCGTCTCTTCTAGAAGCGTAAGAACCACCACCACACGAGCTCAAAACGTCAAAACCGATAGGTGTCCTAAATTTTTGCATGTTGCTCGTTTGATCAGGCGTAAACATTTGAGTAACTTGAGGCGAGCTTGAATCAGATGCATCAAGATGCTGCTTTTTGATCAGATGAGCGTGTTGATCGACCAACGCACCATGCATACGCAATAACTCAGTTACATGTGTTGACAACTTTGACTTCTTGTCATCATAAGTCTCAGCCGTTGTTTCAGAGAAATTTCCGTCTTGTTCTATCAGCTTAAGGATTTCTTTGGCACAATGCTGGAACCCTAGTTTCCAAGAATTTTCAAGCTCGATTAGAGTAAGGAATTAGCGTAAACCATAAATGAACAAAGTGTGATCCGTAAGTTAACTAGCTAGTTAATTTATTTCATACTCAGTTTTTAAACtattattttaaattaccatATTACTAAAAGATTTATGAAAAATGGCTAAACTACACATGTTCTGTTCTGTGGTATGCATACACCCTCACCTTCGACATTTTCTGCCAGTGCTTTTGATTCAATTCCCTCCATATATACCTAACTGCCCTGCGATATGGTATCATACGATAAGATTAATAGCAGCAACCAGCAAACATTAAGGTATCTTCATGTGTTTGTGTAGTAAAAATATATAATCTGGCAATTAATCTAAAGATTCTTTCTATGTTACATATATTCAGACTGCCGCTTAAAGGAAGTTTCAGTAGATAAGCAAAGATTACTAATATAGATCAATTCATCAAGTTGGAACCAACCGTAACGAATACATATATATCAATTCATCAAATTAGTACTACTAATCATAGCTAATATATATCAATTCTTCAAATCGGAACTAGTTTATATCAATTCATCAAATCGGTACTAATTTTTACTAATATGCGTCAATTCATCAAAGTAGTACTAATCGAAACTAacaaggtttaaaagaacggaaacAAGTTTCGAGGCGtattcccttcgcctcacgaggcgtaagccttgAGGCGAAACGAGGCGTAACTGCGTAAGGCCGAGGcgatattaataaataaatataaaaactatatatattataaaaataataatactaactaatttcatcatcagattcatcaaaatcatcaaaaacatacataaaaaagacaagaaatgcttgaaattgacacaaaaagtcaaaaacatcaaaaacaactatGAAAATCCCATGAGGCGCACCTGAGGCGCAGCCTTtcttagcgcctcagcccctctgaggcgTATATGCAGTAAAACcccatgaggcgcgcctcagactcGTTTTTTGGCCGTTTCACCTCGAGACGCACGCCTTGagcgttttttaaaaccatggtaATTAACATACATTAATCCATCAAATTCATCAAATAGGTACTTATACAATCAATTAATCAAATCGCTACTAATCCTAACTAAAATACATCAATTCATCAAATCAGAACTAATCCTAAGTAATATATACATCAGTTCATCAAATCGCTACTAATCCTAACTAATATACATCAATTCATCAAATCGGAACTAATCCTGAGTAATATATATACATCAGTTCATCAAATCGCTACTAATCCTAACTAATATACATCAATTCATCTAATCGGAACTAATCCTGAGTAATATATACACATCAGTTCATCAAATCGGCAGTAATCCAAACTAACATACATCAATTCATCAAATTCGTACTAATCGGAACTAATATGCATCAATTTTACCAAATCGTCGTAACTAATATACACATCAGTTCGTCAAATCACTACTTCTGATCTCAAACAAcgcaaaacactcaaaaaaaACCGCCAAATAAGCAAAAATCGCAGATCAGACATTCAGATCAAACTAATCATCTGTGCAGCACCTTTAACTTAACCTAATCATGAACGAAGATgacgaaaacaacaaaaatgaacGAAAATTAACATCTAATTCTTCACAAAAACCACATAAATCGTCCATAAAACCAAAACTAAAGAGAGAATTGATTAACCTTTCGCGAAATCTGAAACTATTTCGATTGGTTGACCGAACAATAATCGCAAATTTCGAAGATCAAAGCTTCTTTAGGGTTTTACAGAAAAATGGTGAAGATATGGAGACAAGTAGAAACGGGTGAGTGGATCCGAACACCGAGAAACATCCGGATTTTAGGGACCCGATGTTACCCGCCTTTCGGCCGTTTGAATTTGAagtgactaaaataccctttggttttaaaattttgaaaggGTAAAGGATGAATGACGAGGGGTGGTTATGGTATTTCACTATGTTATATTTGAATACAGCTATGAGCAGCAATAATTGAAAGGCCCACATGTGATTTGGGGGCCGCTCAAAgcgtttttttcaaaattttggaaTTGTAAAGCGGGAAGAATTGTTTTAAATAtgaatatttattatttttcttattttgttatcgttggcggatctagaaaattaTTATAGGGTCAACTTTTTAAAGAAAGGGGGTAACGAAATCAGAAAAACGTTACCATCAGAGCGTTAAGGGGTAACGGAGGTTACCCCTTCTTGAAGGATAGATCCGCCCCtgtttgttatgattatttaagAAGAAAATGTATACGAATATTTTTTGCAATAAAGTAAATGCATGAATCTAAATTGATTGTGTTTATACTTTTGTAACGGCTGTATATTGTTGGTATATAAAGGATCACACATTTATGTTAATTGTTTAAAGAGTATTCATATCGGGCGAAGGTTACGAtacttagggtgtaaggggtgctcacctcttaggtgagtcccccctcttacacataaccaaccataaaatgccacgtcaactcccctctaacactcccctaatacccctttttgatggcggcactcccctcttaggtgaattggttttttttttttttttttttaaaaaaagaagaagaaaagcattgattggtcaagctctccctctctcctccctctctcctcctcTCTCTTCGGCAACTCCCCACCTATTTCAccctctctctctactctctctctaacTTACCTAATTGTTGGCAGCacacacctaataggtgagttgAGTCCCCTAAGGGGTCACCGAAGGGTGCCCCGGATACCCTTATGTGGGAGTAGTCGCAAAGTTTTAATTTAAGTTCCTTTGGGTGATGctgttttgttatttatttattttttttgaacggtaaatttggatcactggaTCGTGTCaacagcggaaccacccgatcatatctatctccactaggcataatgcctatacaccaatttagGAGTAAATCCAATAAATATGTGATTTTAATTTAATGCAATTTATCTACAATGAGTGAATACTTAATATTAATATGATATTGTCATTGTGTTTCTAACCTCAATTTTgaaaagttgaaaaaaaaaatcagtgGAAACTGAGAAGAATTTCAAAGactcttttattaaataaacgtTTGTAATAGCGTACTACTTTTTTAGATTAAATATAGTTAATATTTTTttagattaaatatatttaataatttTGAGCTGTGTTAATTAAAAGTATTTGTAAAGTGCGAACATGTGAATTGTAACAGGTGATTTCCCATAAatactaatattatttttattttttttttttgaactgcaaatttctttttattcttgaCGTCTGTGGACTTGAACTCAATATCTCCCTCTTCCAAGGTGTTTAAATGCT from Helianthus annuus cultivar XRQ/B chromosome 7, HanXRQr2.0-SUNRISE, whole genome shotgun sequence includes the following:
- the LOC110867159 gene encoding pentatricopeptide repeat-containing protein At1g12300, mitochondrial codes for the protein MKCTIIRLRCYSTASPLTSHFNQRIISLKNASGPTNVNDALQLFDEMLQRQPPPSIIQFTKLITVIVKKKRYSTALILLDQMKLMGIPANIYTMNISINCHCRLNQVAYGFALLATIFKQGHPPNLATYSTLIHGLVLVDRVFEAVELFKKLLRDKLCDPDQVMYGTVINGLCKVGHTSKALELLTFMESGSCKPSVEQYSVVIDSLCKDKMVDHALELFAKMTEKSVLADVITYNSLIQGLCNFGRETEAAKMLRDMEEEGVSPGVDTFNILVNSFCKKGSVKEAELAVQAMVRRGLNPDVITYSALIDGYCLRGEIDEAEKVLDGMVEKELVPNIITYNSLINGYCKKKRIGKAMRLFQEIQDKGLIPDVVTYSSLLQGLFESGNPAAARELFNKMQAKGLAPDICTYRILFHGMCNNSQCTDALALFQSLGSKELVKDIVLYTILIDGCTNCGKPNLALDLYDELLLKGLEPTVRTYNAMIRVYCQEGLLGKGTELLRKMEENGCLPDSFTYNVIVRELLKKNEHREAEIFLEEMINRGFMPDHATFENLLVWIPNVGKDSRLRTIIQKLTNGGRKDT
- the LOC110869125 gene encoding protein NETWORKED 4B, translated to MEGIESKALAENVEGFQHCAKEILKLIEQDGNFSETTAETYDDKKSKLSTHVTELLRMHGALVDQHAHLIKKQHLDASDSSSPQVTQMFTPDQTSNMQKFRTPIGFDVLSSCGGGSYASRRDGSESSFSPSSDSDSESFMSINKLLISPVNGDDAPKVKETKLPEVLIHKISNLEEELVTLNKKIQSLADENANLKQEVQAKESNIKTQNEYLETEKIKGIELEKQVADLKLVITDSNIQIKTMGDELDASREKLSATDDETSKLMHEMALLKKQLDSEKENNLGLEEEVSAYVADIQVRDDQITELHTKIYQSTYEISLLKSAHKEKEDNWNTNIERLQTELREKCKSVDDLNKDLDSLKLKKDGVAARLDTLRAEKSCQDNKVRELETNLNSLQHEHERVLLSFDNAQKVTNELKLKVMELEREVDTQKEVMSDRAEEKREAIRQLSFSLEHYMSGYKQLRQAFVVGNKRRAFFSF